From the Megalops cyprinoides isolate fMegCyp1 chromosome 21, fMegCyp1.pri, whole genome shotgun sequence genome, one window contains:
- the LOC118796294 gene encoding major histocompatibility complex class I-related gene protein-like isoform X1, with protein MRNIIFFLMLCRIHATCAATHFLKGFFTAGTGLGAFPDFVAVVLVDEDAVAYFDSSIKCLQTRQQWAENIEETFTDVYNELMNSFMQALKSFWKEHLEPHNQGIHTFQLMFACQLDDEGKTGGYRLMFGVDGEDFFTLDTRTFTWIAANQMAEDIVKQDQNSAENAAIYVKILLENECTEALNVFIHYGRESLERKVPPEVSLLRRDPSSPVTCLATGFFPEGIAVSWQKDGKDLHEDVELLETVPNENGTFQTRNRLTVSPADLKEHNYTCTVGHNSLERKIIKTMTEEEIKTNLDPGNFSLSAIIGVVVAIFLLAIISIAGVMLWRRRRVREL; from the exons CAACACACTTCCTGAAGGGTTTTTTTACTGCCGGCACAGGACTGGGTGCGTTCCCTGATTTTGTGGCTGTGGTCCTTGTGGATGAAGATGCGGTGGCGTATTTTGACAGCAGCATCAAATGCTTACAGACCAGACAACAGTGGGCAGAAAACATAGAGGAGACATTCACAGATGTATACAATGAACTAATGAATTCTTTTATGCAAGCTTTAAAATCTTTCTGGAAAGAGCATTTGGAGCCCCACAATCAAG GAATCCACACATTCCAACTCATGTTTGCCTGTCAGTTGGATGATGAAGGGAAAACTGGAGGCTACAGGCTTATGTTCGGTGTCGATGGAGAGGATTTTTTCACCCTGGATACAAGAACCTTCACCTGGATTGCTGCCAACCAAATGGCTGAAGATATTGTCAAGCAAGATCAGAATTCTGCTGAAAATGCAGCTATATATGTGAAGATCCTTTTAGAGAATGAGTGCACTGAAGCattgaatgtgtttattcaCTATGGCAGAGAGAGCCTTGAGAGGAAAG tCCCTCCTGAGGTCTCTCTGCTCCGGAGggacccctcctctcctgtcacctGTCTTGCCACCGGCTTCTTCCCCGAAGGAATCGCGGTGTCCTGGCAGAAAGATGGAAAGGACCTGCATGAGGACGTGGAGCTGTTGGAAACGGTGCCCAATGAGAACGGAACGTTCCAGACTAGAAACAGGCTGACAGTCTCACCTGCAGACCTGAAGGAGCACAACTACACCTGCACTGTAGGCCACAACAGCTTGGAGAGGAAGATTATCAAGACCATGACAGAGGAGGAGATAAAGACCAACCTGG ATCCAGGAAACTTTTCCCTTTCTGCCATAATTGGTGTTGTGGTTGCGATCTTTCTCTTGGCCATCATTTCTATTGCTGGGGTCAtgctgtggaggaggagaagagttCGAGAGCTG TGA
- the LOC118796294 gene encoding major histocompatibility complex class I-related gene protein-like isoform X2: MRNIIFFLMLCRIHATCAGLGAFPDFVAVVLVDEDAVAYFDSSIKCLQTRQQWAENIEETFTDVYNELMNSFMQALKSFWKEHLEPHNQGIHTFQLMFACQLDDEGKTGGYRLMFGVDGEDFFTLDTRTFTWIAANQMAEDIVKQDQNSAENAAIYVKILLENECTEALNVFIHYGRESLERKVPPEVSLLRRDPSSPVTCLATGFFPEGIAVSWQKDGKDLHEDVELLETVPNENGTFQTRNRLTVSPADLKEHNYTCTVGHNSLERKIIKTMTEEEIKTNLDPGNFSLSAIIGVVVAIFLLAIISIAGVMLWRRRRVREL; the protein is encoded by the exons GACTGGGTGCGTTCCCTGATTTTGTGGCTGTGGTCCTTGTGGATGAAGATGCGGTGGCGTATTTTGACAGCAGCATCAAATGCTTACAGACCAGACAACAGTGGGCAGAAAACATAGAGGAGACATTCACAGATGTATACAATGAACTAATGAATTCTTTTATGCAAGCTTTAAAATCTTTCTGGAAAGAGCATTTGGAGCCCCACAATCAAG GAATCCACACATTCCAACTCATGTTTGCCTGTCAGTTGGATGATGAAGGGAAAACTGGAGGCTACAGGCTTATGTTCGGTGTCGATGGAGAGGATTTTTTCACCCTGGATACAAGAACCTTCACCTGGATTGCTGCCAACCAAATGGCTGAAGATATTGTCAAGCAAGATCAGAATTCTGCTGAAAATGCAGCTATATATGTGAAGATCCTTTTAGAGAATGAGTGCACTGAAGCattgaatgtgtttattcaCTATGGCAGAGAGAGCCTTGAGAGGAAAG tCCCTCCTGAGGTCTCTCTGCTCCGGAGggacccctcctctcctgtcacctGTCTTGCCACCGGCTTCTTCCCCGAAGGAATCGCGGTGTCCTGGCAGAAAGATGGAAAGGACCTGCATGAGGACGTGGAGCTGTTGGAAACGGTGCCCAATGAGAACGGAACGTTCCAGACTAGAAACAGGCTGACAGTCTCACCTGCAGACCTGAAGGAGCACAACTACACCTGCACTGTAGGCCACAACAGCTTGGAGAGGAAGATTATCAAGACCATGACAGAGGAGGAGATAAAGACCAACCTGG ATCCAGGAAACTTTTCCCTTTCTGCCATAATTGGTGTTGTGGTTGCGATCTTTCTCTTGGCCATCATTTCTATTGCTGGGGTCAtgctgtggaggaggagaagagttCGAGAGCTG TGA